In Shewanella sp. MR-4, the genomic stretch AAAAATAGGTGCGTGTAAATTGGCTCAAGCATAGCAAATTGCGGCTAAAGAGGTACAAAAAATCCCACGTAAAGGTGGGATTGAAAGTGTTGCAAGCAAAGTCACTTGGCTTACTTTACGTTATAACACTTCGCGATAAAGTAATCGAGACTGGTATAACGCCCGCCTCCTAGGCTAAAGAGTGCCAGCAACATAATAAAATAGGTCGCTGCGAACTCAATGCCATTATTCAGCACCACCAAGTTACCCGAGCTGGTCAACCAATCGTAATTGCCGTATTCCTGCAACAGGGATTTGGCCTTATCCAGCTTATCACCCGCATCGAGCACCCGCTCATTGGCGAGCCATGAACTGCCATCGGCAATCGCCAACCAACCATTAGGCCAATGCACAGTAAACGCCGCCACCAGCATGGTTATCATCAAAGGGATAGAAATCAGCCGCGTCGCTAAGCCAACGAGTAATAAAAATGCGCCAAAAAACTCAGTGCCCGCCGCCAAGGCAGCCATTAACGTCGGCATAGGTAAACCCAATCCCCAATCGGGATTAGCAAACCAAGCCACAGTGTCTTCAAAGTGCGCGAGTTTGTTATAGCCAGCTTGCATTAGCACTGGCGCGAGATACAGCCTAAGGGCTAAGGGGGCAAGCCCCTCACCATAACGGCTCGCATTGAGGAATTTTTGATAAAGGTTAACAAGGGACATGGGCAATCTCAACATTAGATGGAGTTGCCCAATAGACCTTGGCTTAGGGATTAATCTTTCGTGGCTTTTGCCACTTTTTCGATCCCCTCTTGATTTAGTTCACGAAGATCCTGAATAAGCTTATTCAGCTTTTTATAAAAATGCTTGGACTGCTTCGCCGACAGACTGGCATTGATCGTGAGTAACAAGCCGCCGAAGGCTTCGGTGTTTTGCCTTAAAATGGCGCGGTGCTTTTCCGACTTAAGCTCGTCAGGGCGCGTCATCAACAGGGTCAATCGTTCGGTCAACAGCGGAATATCGCTGCGCTGCCCAAGGGCAACCTCAAATTGGCGCAGCCATTCGTGGCGGTAATCGAGCCACATATCTAAGGTCGACAGTCGCTGCTGATTATATTGATGAATAAGCGTTTTTTGCTCATCCGTTACACTACCCAGCCAGTCATCAAATTGCTCAATAAGATTCTCATCGGCCTCTTGTTGTAACTGCTCGGGGGTTTTACCAGCAAATTCCTTAATCAATTCCTGCTCGTCTTTTCGCGACTGGGCAAGAATTTGCTTCACCTGTTCATCGGTTAATGATGAGATGATCGGCAACATTTCCGGCAGTGCAAACTCAAATAGCCGAAACCAATGCCGTTTGGCGAGTGTGACATGCTCGGCCCACAATGCGGGAGTTAAGGTATTGGTTTGGATCTGCTGCTCAACTTCGGTTAGCTGCGCCACATAATGGCCGAGTTCTTCGGATTGGTGCCAAAGTACAAACTTGTCGATAAGCCCATCGACGACCTTTTGCTGGTTTTTATCAAGGCTGACATAGTCATCCAGCTCCCAACCTATGGCCCAGTCGAGAAAATGATAACTAAATTTGGTCGAGCAGGCCGTTAAGCCAAACAGCAACACCAGTAACAACACACCTTTTTTCATCAATTTGCATCCGTTCAGCCTTAGTCATCCTATGACACTGAGGTTAATAGAAAGTTTATTTTTTTAACACAACAACCTTAACCAAGCCGTGGCAATGAGAAACAAAATACTTAGGATGCATGGCTGATAAGTGGCCAGAATTGATCGAACCAGTCGAAGTATTCCTGCTGCCGCTCGCCATGGGTGTGCGCCGCCATCAATAATGCCCAATACACGGCAAACACCCAATACATCTCGATGGCAGCGGGTATCGCCTTGATGGCATCCGAGGTTAAGCCGGTGTGTCCAGTCAGATACTGTCGCACTAACAGATGCCGCTGCGCGGGCGTTAATAGGTGCGTGGCGAGCACAACGGCCAGTTCACACAGTGGATGGGAGGCGGTTGTATACTCAAAATCGATGCAATACAACTGATTATCTTTAAGCAGCAGATTATGGGGATTTAAGTCGCGATGGCAAAACTGCGGTTTCACTAAACAATCGGCTAAGGTTGCCGTCCAGCCATGGATCTGCCTTTGAATGCTGAGCAATTGCGCCAATCGGCTCTGCCACGCCTCGCCCTTATCCGCTGCGGCAAAGTCTAACAACTGCGTGTGATATTCCTGCCATTGCTCAGTGATACTGATGTGGTACGGCCCAGTCGCTTGCTCGCGAAGCTGTTGCAGCAATTGCAGTAACAGGCTGTGGGCGCGATTCGGCGTTAAGGCTTCCAATAAGGGGAACCGTTCGGACGGATACCAAGCCTGCTTGTATGCTGCACCCTTGATATCGGCATGAGATTGCAACCAAGCCTCAATATGCGCTTCACCTTGGCAAAAGGTCGCCGCACAGCATTGAGACTCTAATTCTTTCCAGCTTAAGTTTGGCAAGCTCAGTTCTTGATAACCTGATGCCATACTTGGCTCGCGTGGCAACTCGGGTTGCTCAAGTTTATAAGTCCCACTTGCCGCAATAGACTTTTCGGTAAGCAGATTTGCCCTGCCCTCAATATCCTCCATCAGCGGCGCAAACTGAGATGCTATAGGAAGGCTTGGGAGAGATTGCGCAAAGATAAACTCGCTTAGGTAATAACGCTGATCGCCACTCACCCACAGCAACTCGGGGGCAAGCTTTGCCTTGGCAAGATGGCGCCAATAGAACAACTCTTGCTCCCGCGAACAAAAGCTGTCGGCGGCATCGGCGTTTTCACGCAAGACATAATGCGCCGTCGGCGTCTCGATATGATAGTTGTGGTTACTTAATCCATGCGCTAACGGCTGGATTTGGCTGATATCAGTAAGGCCTGCCTGTGCTAATACCGCAAGCAGCGTATCCTTGTGCTGTCCAATAATCGGCGGCATTAGCGGCTTACCACAACAATCATGTTAAATAGCGTATTAGGCATTCGCAGCCCTTGTGTATTGGCCATCATCTATTCATATCTGCCACCGTTAGCCGAGTAGTTTTGCGGCGCTCGACTCCAGATGGGGATTGCGGCTATCGGCAAGGGCAGCGCGCCACAGGAAATAGCCGACAACCGCCAGGCCAACATAGAGCACAAATAATAAGGAGGTCAGCATCAGTCCCTTACTGAGATAAAGGTAAATCGATACCAAATCGATAACCACCCAATACAGCCAATTCTCCAATACTTTTTTGGCGACCAAATAGGTCGTCATCACCGCAAAACAAGTGGTCGCCGCATCGAGATAGGGAAAAGAAGCCTGGGTAAAGGTTGCCATTCCATGCCCAACGCCAAGGGAGACAATTCCGGTCGCGACAATTAGCTTTAAATGGGTTTTCAGCGGCCAAGTAGTCACTTTCACCCCTTGGTGTTTGTCGCCGCCTTGGGTCCAGAGCCAGTAACCATAGAGTGCCATGGCCATGTAATAGATATTCAGCACCGACTCCATCAGCAGTGCGACTTTCCAAAACAAGACAGTGTAAATGGCCGTGCTGGTAAATGCCGCCGCCCAGCACCAAACGCTTGCCTTCATAGCCAGTAGCAAATAGGCCATGGCCAATACCACGGCTAAGGCTTCCCATGCGGTCATCACATGGACTTCCCCTAGGGCCGCATAAACACTATTGACCAGCGTTAACCATAATTCTGTCATTGCCTTACTCTCACTCTATATCGCTTGCTTGAACCACTTCGCTTTAGCGTTCAAGTTAACTCAGGGCGTTACTCGCTGTGGGCTAAATTCAGCTCACCACCAATAAACTTACATACAAACACCGCTTTGCCCCATTTTTCATGGGCGGCTTGCATCTCGGTCGCCAGCATGGCCATCACGTCTTGATATTCGCCACAGACTTGCGTCGCCATGGCATTGGTAACACGTTGAATCGTGGGGTAACTGTCCAAGCGATGGATAAACCATTTGATCGGATCGAGATAATTTTCATTAAAGGGATACATGCTAATTTCGGCGGTGAGTTTCATCTTCACTCCTTAGGTCAAATGCTAATAATGCAATCGTCAGGCGGTGGCGCAATGAGCG encodes the following:
- a CDS encoding DoxX family protein, coding for MSLVNLYQKFLNASRYGEGLAPLALRLYLAPVLMQAGYNKLAHFEDTVAWFANPDWGLGLPMPTLMAALAAGTEFFGAFLLLVGLATRLISIPLMITMLVAAFTVHWPNGWLAIADGSSWLANERVLDAGDKLDKAKSLLQEYGNYDWLTSSGNLVVLNNGIEFAATYFIMLLALFSLGGGRYTSLDYFIAKCYNVK
- a CDS encoding DUF6279 family lipoprotein; this encodes MKKGVLLLVLLFGLTACSTKFSYHFLDWAIGWELDDYVSLDKNQQKVVDGLIDKFVLWHQSEELGHYVAQLTEVEQQIQTNTLTPALWAEHVTLAKRHWFRLFEFALPEMLPIISSLTDEQVKQILAQSRKDEQELIKEFAGKTPEQLQQEADENLIEQFDDWLGSVTDEQKTLIHQYNQQRLSTLDMWLDYRHEWLRQFEVALGQRSDIPLLTERLTLLMTRPDELKSEKHRAILRQNTEAFGGLLLTINASLSAKQSKHFYKKLNKLIQDLRELNQEGIEKVAKATKD
- a CDS encoding phosphotransferase, whose product is MPPIIGQHKDTLLAVLAQAGLTDISQIQPLAHGLSNHNYHIETPTAHYVLRENADAADSFCSREQELFYWRHLAKAKLAPELLWVSGDQRYYLSEFIFAQSLPSLPIASQFAPLMEDIEGRANLLTEKSIAASGTYKLEQPELPREPSMASGYQELSLPNLSWKELESQCCAATFCQGEAHIEAWLQSHADIKGAAYKQAWYPSERFPLLEALTPNRAHSLLLQLLQQLREQATGPYHISITEQWQEYHTQLLDFAAADKGEAWQSRLAQLLSIQRQIHGWTATLADCLVKPQFCHRDLNPHNLLLKDNQLYCIDFEYTTASHPLCELAVVLATHLLTPAQRHLLVRQYLTGHTGLTSDAIKAIPAAIEMYWVFAVYWALLMAAHTHGERQQEYFDWFDQFWPLISHAS
- the pnuC gene encoding nicotinamide riboside transporter PnuC, which encodes MTELWLTLVNSVYAALGEVHVMTAWEALAVVLAMAYLLLAMKASVWCWAAAFTSTAIYTVLFWKVALLMESVLNIYYMAMALYGYWLWTQGGDKHQGVKVTTWPLKTHLKLIVATGIVSLGVGHGMATFTQASFPYLDAATTCFAVMTTYLVAKKVLENWLYWVVIDLVSIYLYLSKGLMLTSLLFVLYVGLAVVGYFLWRAALADSRNPHLESSAAKLLG